The proteins below come from a single Microbacterium sp. SLBN-154 genomic window:
- a CDS encoding extracellular solute-binding protein — translation MKKTLVSAALLGVGAVVLAGCAGGTGSAGSDEGAEIRVWLVGADTPQEARDYLVETFEADNPGSTLVIEEQSWEGLVDKLTTSLSSSDSPDIVEFGNTQAPAFTSVGALLDLSDEFEALGGDDLLPGFVEAGSYDGAFYAPPLYSGARVVFADPALVTEAPATLDDYIASATALAEANPGKSGIYFAGQDWYNALPFIWENGGEIAVESNGEWDAQLSSDESVAGLLQVQELMTTASTAPKDGDNAEPWTPYCEGSAIQFSAPNWALGLASACETENPPAAPLVYALPGMDGGPAQVFAGGSNIGISARSANPDLAKEALAIILSDEFQTIYGENGLIPAKKSLASTLGDSPEAAAFAEAASNAKLTPASANWAEVEASRVLEDFFVKIAQGGDVAALAAEVDTQIEDILNG, via the coding sequence ATGAAGAAGACGCTCGTGAGCGCCGCCCTGCTCGGGGTCGGCGCCGTGGTGCTGGCCGGCTGCGCCGGCGGCACGGGCTCGGCAGGCTCGGACGAAGGTGCCGAGATCCGCGTGTGGCTGGTCGGCGCCGACACGCCGCAGGAGGCCCGCGACTACCTCGTCGAGACGTTCGAGGCGGACAACCCCGGCTCCACCCTCGTGATCGAGGAGCAGAGCTGGGAGGGGCTGGTCGACAAGCTCACCACCAGCCTGTCCAGCTCCGACAGCCCCGACATCGTGGAGTTCGGAAACACACAGGCGCCCGCCTTCACCTCCGTCGGCGCCCTCCTCGACCTCAGCGACGAGTTCGAGGCCCTGGGCGGTGACGACCTCCTGCCCGGCTTCGTCGAAGCCGGTTCGTACGACGGGGCGTTCTACGCACCGCCGCTGTACTCCGGTGCCCGTGTGGTGTTCGCCGATCCGGCGCTCGTCACCGAGGCGCCGGCGACCCTGGATGACTACATCGCCTCGGCGACCGCCCTCGCCGAGGCGAATCCCGGAAAGTCGGGCATCTACTTCGCTGGTCAGGACTGGTACAACGCCCTTCCGTTCATCTGGGAGAACGGCGGCGAGATCGCCGTCGAATCGAACGGCGAGTGGGACGCGCAGTTGAGCTCGGACGAGTCGGTCGCCGGCCTCCTCCAGGTGCAGGAGCTGATGACGACGGCGTCGACCGCCCCCAAGGACGGCGACAATGCCGAGCCGTGGACTCCCTATTGCGAGGGTTCTGCGATCCAGTTCTCCGCTCCGAACTGGGCCCTGGGTCTCGCGAGCGCCTGCGAGACCGAGAACCCGCCCGCCGCTCCGCTCGTCTATGCGCTTCCCGGCATGGATGGAGGACCCGCCCAGGTCTTCGCCGGCGGGTCGAACATCGGCATCTCGGCCCGGTCCGCCAACCCCGACCTCGCCAAGGAAGCGCTGGCGATCATCCTCAGCGACGAGTTCCAGACGATCTACGGCGAGAACGGCCTGATCCCCGCCAAGAAGTCGCTCGCCTCCACCCTCGGCGACTCCCCCGAAGCGGCTGCGTTCGCCGAGGCCGCGAGCAACGCCAAGCTGACGCCCGCGTCTGCGAACTGGGCCGAGGTCGAAGCATCTCGCGTTCTGGAAGACTTCTTCGTCAAGATCGCTCAGGGCGGTGACGTCGCCGCGCTCGCAGCCGAGGTCGACACCCAGATCGAGGACATCCTCAACGGCTGA
- a CDS encoding carbohydrate ABC transporter permease, translating into MSTLHSDVSPAVSAVDGERLVAPAPPPSPGRRRALRPGTLTPYALLTPALIVLAAITGWPLVQLVIMSFQEFGRAQVFGAPPEFIGLANYIGILTDPQFWQVLTRSLLFAAVCVVATMVLGILIALLMRRLGAVIRTLVSIGLLLAWAMPPLSATIVWGWIFDTQYGVLNQVLSQVFGLEQFAGHSWLIEPLSFFFVATIIIVWGAIPFVAFTVYAGLTQVPDEVLEAAQLDGAGATKRFFLVIVPFIRPILVVVTILQVIWDLRVFTQIYALQSIGGLAEQTNTLGVYIYRVSLGAGDFGVGGAISVIVVLLLVALSIFYVRRNLREESL; encoded by the coding sequence ATGTCGACGCTGCACAGCGACGTCAGCCCCGCCGTGAGTGCGGTCGACGGTGAACGCCTCGTCGCCCCCGCACCGCCGCCGAGCCCCGGCAGGCGCCGAGCGCTCCGCCCCGGCACCCTCACCCCCTACGCCCTCCTCACGCCTGCGCTGATCGTCCTCGCCGCCATCACCGGGTGGCCGCTCGTGCAGCTGGTGATCATGTCGTTCCAGGAGTTCGGCCGGGCGCAGGTCTTCGGCGCCCCGCCGGAATTCATCGGCCTCGCCAACTACATCGGCATCCTCACCGATCCGCAGTTCTGGCAGGTGCTCACCCGTTCGCTGCTCTTCGCGGCGGTGTGCGTGGTCGCGACGATGGTGCTCGGCATCCTCATCGCTCTGCTGATGCGACGCCTGGGCGCGGTCATCCGCACCCTCGTCTCGATCGGACTGCTGCTGGCGTGGGCGATGCCCCCGCTGTCGGCGACGATCGTCTGGGGCTGGATCTTCGACACCCAGTACGGCGTGCTGAATCAGGTGCTCTCCCAGGTGTTCGGCCTCGAGCAGTTCGCGGGGCATTCCTGGCTCATCGAGCCGCTGAGCTTCTTCTTCGTCGCGACGATCATCATCGTGTGGGGCGCGATCCCGTTCGTCGCCTTCACCGTCTACGCGGGACTGACCCAGGTTCCCGACGAAGTGCTCGAGGCCGCGCAGCTCGACGGGGCGGGTGCGACGAAGCGGTTCTTCCTCGTCATCGTGCCCTTCATCCGCCCGATCCTCGTGGTCGTCACGATCCTCCAGGTGATCTGGGATCTGCGGGTGTTCACCCAGATCTACGCCCTGCAGTCGATCGGGGGTCTGGCGGAGCAGACCAACACCCTCGGGGTGTACATCTACCGGGTCTCGCTCGGCGCCGGCGACTTCGGCGTGGGCGGAGCCATCTCGGTGATCGTCGTGCTGCTGCTGGTGGCCCTGTCGATCTTCTACGTCCGCCGCAACCTCCGGGAGGAGTCGCTGTGA